A genomic segment from Maniola jurtina chromosome 9, ilManJurt1.1, whole genome shotgun sequence encodes:
- the LOC123868527 gene encoding trimethylguanosine synthase isoform X1: MMSEYYDHYHRWEPLAEFHFYIDENEDLYDNNYFYCLCSRAFIRDAMKTYYAERECGSESDCEIVSQSQEVDDHSHVHFSVNTSYKVKCEKDEGTSCYCSASHTDNYCSTDELDPTQMHCFPSHALQPSDSGADLTYQDCHSDYTTHDKIEKMDQDFTEINENYLSEDTWEKFWALNGERIIWASWIEKYSDYINPAYLGDNNDECRIPTQHSTEPICNKDSKLKNEDESVRERKFSYDSKVNPYKKKQKGLNTEESKNDKIIINVADKDDLWVPVNRRRSCSEHERIVSPRTLGGTDSMTNVTKLTLSSYNVTSSHVTSVSTPTDDYSVSSRSSDDQYNDQTRIINIEYNDQTPSVEMDSEEHWQFLWKKHFGEQFALHYANYIECHEANNKLLLSNINVESKLEELKVSEIECENSEGNSQELPSVIEVQTQIDQIKLNEKPAKPKKKGKKSNNRIISSVGMLLQNLLKEQKEKEVEQPVDQPVDQPIAQPVDQPVEGEDGQTFKAEVVTLEVVDSNMGINNVQQSSNSTVCNNYDDDEDDEPPEEKPISLKRSNFSCSHEMDEEEIASEKIKSTFQIMGFSFDSTQLPKGQTVYRKRFTRLRPPRNRKLGVSKKTYFDDEGNACIDESQESQDDGAMLTDDDENAPQTLSDSEKNNLENSKNTTNEEKEANESTNIIDESLEHDANSDEHVSDPLDSKNEENADEVTENTSQIKRRRRQKRYSKVEENYDTSDMPPELLDDPKMYKYWKKRHSLFHRFDEGIKLDRESWFSVTPENVARHIATKYVYDVVIDAFCGAGGNTIQFAQTSKKVIAIDIDPVKIELAQHNAAVYGVADKIQFIVGDFFELAPMLTADMVFLSPPWGGPKYSEHSEYDIETMLEPKPASELMRVAREINSNVSLYLPRNTRTDQVLSLAKEASSSVEIEQSYLDRRFVAITAYFY, encoded by the exons aTGATGTCCGAGTATTACGACCATTACCATCGATGGGAGCCTTTGGCCGAATTTCATTTCTATATCGACGAAAACGAAGatctttatgataataattatttctattGCTTATGCAGTCGAGCTTTTATAAG AGATGCGATGAAGACTTATTATGCAGAAAGGGAGTGTGGCAGTGAGAGTGATTGTGAAATTGTGTCACAATCACAAGAAGTTGACGACCACTCTCATGTCCACTTCTCTGTTAATACTTCTTATAAAGTTAAGTGTGAG AAAGATGAAGGCACCAGCTGTTATTGCAGTGCATCTCATACAGACAACTACTGTTCAACCGATGAACTTGATCCCACTCAAATGCACTGTTTTCCCTCCCACGCTCTACAACCAAGCGACAGTGGAGCCGACTTAACATATCAAGATTGTCATTCCGACTACACCACACATGACAAAATAGAGAAAATGGATCAAGATTTTACTGAAATCAATGAGAATTACTTATCTGAGGACACATGGGAAAAGTTTTGGGCTTTGAATGGCGAAAGGATAATCTGGGCTTCATGGATAGAGAAATATAGTGATTATATCAATCCAGCGTATCTAGGagataataatgatgaatgtAGGATTCCTACTCAACACTCCACAGAACCTATTTGTAATAAAGATTCTAAACTAAAAAATGAAGATGAAAGTGTAAGAGAAAGGAAATTCTCTTATGACTCAAAAGTAAATCcatataaaaagaaacaaaaaggACTTAATACAGAAGAAagtaaaaatgataaaataataattaatgtagcCGATAAAGATGATCTTTGGGTTCCAGTAAATAGAAGGAGATCCTGTTCTGAACACGAAAGGATCGTAAGTCCTAGAACGCTCGGCGGGACAGATTCAATGACTAATGTGACTAAGCTAACTTTATCAAGTTATAATGTCACGTCAAGTCATGTGACTTCAGTATCAACTCCTACCGATGATTATAGTGTATCATCAAGATCTTCTGATGATCAGTACAATGATCAGACTCGTATTATTAACATTGAATACAATGATCAAACACCATCAGTAGAAATGGATAGTGAAGAACACTGGCAATTTCTATGGAAGAAACACTTTGGAGAACAATTTGCTTTGCACTACGCAAATTACATTGAATGTCATGAAGCTAACAACAAATTATTGCTATCGAACATAAATGTCGAAAGTAAATTAGAAGAATTAAAAGTTTCGGAAATCGAATGTGAGAATAGCGAAGGCAATTCCCAAGAATTACCATCAGTAATTGAAGTTCAGACACAAATtgatcaaattaaattaaatgagaaaccAGCTAAGCCTAAAAAGAAGGGTAAGAAATCGAATAATCGTATTATAAGTTCAGTGGGAATGCTGCTACAGAATTTGCTTAAAGAGCAAAAGGAAAAAGAAGTTGAGCAACCAGTTGACCAGCCTGTTGATCAACCAATTGCCCAGCCAGTTGATCAACCAGTAGAAGGGGAAGATGGACAAACTTTTAAAGCAGAAGTGGTTACATTAGAAGTTGTTGATAGTAATATGGGGATCAATAATGTGCAGCAAAGTAGTAATAGTACAGTTTGTAacaattatgatgatgatgaagatgatgaaccACCAGAAGAAAAGCCAATTTCACTGAAAAGGAG CAATTTTTCTTGCAGCCATGAAATGGATGAAGAAGAAATAGCATCAGAAAAGATAAAATCAACATTCCAAATAATGGGCTTTTCCTTCGACTCTACACAACTGCCCAAAGGTCAAACCGTATATAGAAAACGTTTCACGAGACTGCGTCCGCCGAGGAATCGAAAACTTGGAGTGTCAAAGAAAACTTATTTCGATGATGAAGGAAATGCATGCATAGATGAG AGTCAAGAATCTCAAGATGATGGAGCGATGttgactgatgatgatgaaaacgcTCCACAAACACTATCTGATTCAgagaaaaataatttagaaaatagtaaaaatacaaCAAATGAAGAAAAAGAGGCCAATGAATCAACAAATATAATAGATGAAAGTTTGGAACATGATGCAAATTCTGATGAGCACGTCAGCGATCCTTTAGACagtaaaaatgaagaaaatgcAGATGAAGTAACCGAAAATACAA GTCAAATAAAAAGAAGACGCAGACAGAAAAGGTATTCCAAAGTAGAAGAGAACTACGATACCTCTGACATGCCACCTGAACTCTTAGATGATCCCAAAATGTATAAATATTGGAAAAAGAGACATTCCCTGTTCCACAG ATTCGACGAAGGAATAAAACTAGACCGGGAGAGTTGGTTCAGCGTGACGCCAGAGAACGTGGCGCGGCACATCGCCACCAAATACGTATACGACGTAGTTATAGATGCGTTCTGCGGCGCCGGCGGCAACACCATACAGTTCGCACAGACTTCGAAGAAAG TGATAGCCATAGACATAGACCCCGTTAAGATCGAGCTGGCGCAACACAACGCTGCAGTGTATGGTGTAGCGGATAAGATACAGTTCATAGTGGGAGACTTCTTCGAGTTAGCGCCTATGTTGACTGCTGATATGGTGTTCTTGAGCCCACCATGGGGAGGACCCAAGTATTCAGAG CACTCTGAATATGACATAGAAACAATGTTAGAACCAAAACCAGCGTCTGAGCTTATGAGGGTAGCTCGAGAAATCAACTCCAACGTCAGCCTGTATTTACCACGAAACACAAGAACGGATCAG GTACTATCGTTAGCGAAAGAGGCAAGTAGTTCTGTGGAAATCGAGCAGAGCTATCTGGACAGAAGATTTGTAGCCATTACAGCATATTTTTACTGA
- the LOC123868554 gene encoding small nuclear ribonucleoprotein F, with the protein MAAAMPINPKPFLNSLTGKAVLVKLKWGHEYKGLLVSADGYMNLQLANTEEIVDGSCTGNLGEVLIRCNNVLYVRGAEEEDEEGEMKE; encoded by the exons ATGGCGGCGGCAATGCCTATTAACCCAAAGCCCTTCCTGAACAGCCTAACAGGAAAGGCAGTTTTAGTCAAACTAAAATGGGGACACGAATATAAAGGACTTCTGGTTTCTGCTGATGGTTACATGAACTTACAGCTCGCTAATACAGAAGAAATTGTTGATGGATCTTGTACAG GTAATCTTGGAGAAGTCCTAATTAGATGTAACAATGTTCTCTATGTAAGAGGGGctgaagaagaagatgaagaAGGGGAAATGAAAGAATGA
- the LOC123868531 gene encoding large subunit GTPase 1 homolog translates to MGKKNKDTLGRALIKDRFAKNRNRRHVGDNTLLHTTEVNDGFDWGRLNLQSVTAESSLQEFLSTADLANREFIAEKLNIKYVNTAPCEVDIVTSQPDFDEPLTVPRRPAWKPGITAEEQLARERDAFLNWRRHLNELQAKLGAAVTPYERNLELWKQLWRTLEKSDVVLLLLDARNPLLFRCSDLEKYAAEQKCKCILLLNKADLTTEYLRKCWAEYFNKENIPIIFFSAVKSTASKERKISEEESIKSEEQDNDDSGAEMGDSEDESDVENPNALNDTQDDIELFKRQLGDLDKAVNNTANKIDAIQQALDKVLESLRLGRPIEPFQTNTDIVTENGEQEENVVTNDNTFENQGTEGENVVTEESISNTAENKERVQNSHEIFDRDQLLQVLKEQKVVKLKNPPRITVGMIGYPNVGKSSSVNILMQTKKVSVSSMPGHTRHIQSLILDEDVELLDCPGLVLPAYAVAPDLLLTAVLPIDQMRAHEAAMARLCELVGRHTFEKKYGLLLPEYEGSELEYKKILTAHAFNRGFMTAAGQPDQSRSARLLLKDAASGRLQWEKLPPGVEPAPIDQLIQEKKNDARKPTPRETRAVEGWLNKSTEIDNTFFALNKSTAHVKGKPMLGMSSAQAAGNPGILGKPWKQEKKHANKNKREKLRRVYAHLDEH, encoded by the exons ATGGGAAAAAAGAATAAAGACACACTCGGACGAGCGCTCATTAAAGATAGATTTGCTAAAAATCGCAATCGAAGACATGTAGGAGATAATACCCTG CTTCACACAACTGAAGTTAATGACGGTTTTGACTGGGGCCGTCTAAACCTACAATCAGTGACAGCAGAGTCATCTCTCCAAGAGTTCCTCTCCACAGCTGACTTAGCTAATAGAGAGTTCATAGCAGAGaaactaaatatcaaatatgtaAATACTGCACCATGTGAGGTTGATATTGTCACATCACAGCCAGATTTTGATGAACCTCTCACTGTTCCAAGAAG ACCAGCCTGGAAACCAGGTATTACAGCAGAAGAGCAATTGGCTAGAGAAAGAGATGCTTTCTTAAACTGGAGGCGACATTTAAATGAACTGCAAGCCAAGCTCGGGGCTGCTGTTACACCTTACGAGAGGAACCTGGAGCTTTGGAAACAGTTGTGGAGAACTTTGGAGAAATCTGATGTGGTGCTGCTTTTGTTGGATGCTAGGAATCCTCTATTGTTCAG ATGTAGCGACTTGGAAAAATATGCAGCTGAGCAAAAATGTAAATGCATACTCTTGTTAAACAAGGCTGATTTAACTACTGAATATCTGCGCAAATGTTGGGCTGAATACTTTAATAAAGAG AACATTCCCATAATCTTCTTCTCAGCTGTAAAAAGTACAGCTAGCAAAGAAAGAAAGATATCCGAAGAAGAATCAATTAAATCAGAAGAACAAGATAACGATGACTCAGGCGCAGAAATGGGCGATTCTGAAGACGAAAGCGATGTTGAAAATCCAAACGCACTAAATGACACACAAGATGACATAGAACTGTTCAAAAGACAGCTTGGAGACTTGGATAAAGCTGTAAATAATACTGCTAATAAAATAGACGCTATACAACAGGCATTAGATAAAGTTCTAGAAAGTTTACGATTAGGTAGACCAATAGAACCATTTCAAACTAATACTGACATAGTTACAGAAAATGGTGAACAAGAAGAAAATGTAGTTACAAATGATAACACATTTGAAAACCAAGGTACAGAGGGTGAAAACGTAGTTACAGAAGAATCTATTAGTAATACAGCAGAAAATAAAGAAAGAGTTCAAAATTCACACGAGATTTTTGACAGAGACCAGTTGTTACAAGTACTCAAAGAACAGAAGGTGGTCAAATTGAAGAATCCGCCAAGAATAACTGTGGGAATGATTGGATATCCTAATGTAGGAAAATCTAGTTCTGTCAATATTTTAATGCAGACTAAAAAG GTCAGTGTAAGTTCAATGCCGGGTCACACGCGGCACATCCAGTCGCTGATATTGGATGAAGATGTGGAACTGTTGGACTGCCCTGGCTTGGTGTTGCCCGCCTATGCAGTGGCTCCTGATCTACTGTTGACTGCTGTTCTGCCCATTGACCAG ATGCGTGCTCACGAGGCAGCCATGGCGCGACTGTGTGAGCTAGTGGGTCGACATACTTTCGAGAAGAAATACGGACTCTTGTTACCTGAGTATGAGGGCAGCGAGCTAGAGTACAAGAAGATACTTACTGCGCATGCGT ttaACAGAGGCTTCATGACGGCAGCCGGCCAACCGGACCAGTCCCGCTCCGCTCGCCTCCTGCTTAAGGACGCAGCGAGCGGCCGCTTGCAGTGGGAGAAGCTGCCGCCGGGAGTCGAACCCGCGCCCATCGACCAGCTCATACAGGAGAAGAAGAACGACGCGCGGAAACCCACGCCCAGGGAAACTAGAGCTGTAGAG GGATGGTTGAACAAGTCTACAGAAATTGACAACACGTTTTTCGCATTGAATAAAAGCACTGCGCATGTCAAAGGGAAACCAATGTTAGG GATGTCAAGTGCGCAAGCGGCGGGCAACCCAGGCATTCTCGGAAAACCCTGGAAACAAGAAAAGAAACACgcgaacaaaaataaaagagaaaAACTCAGAAGAGTTTACGCTCATTTAGATGAACACTAA
- the LOC123868527 gene encoding trimethylguanosine synthase isoform X2, protein MMSEYYDHYHRWEPLAEFHFYIDENEDLYDNNYFYCLCSRAFIRDAMKTYYAERECGSESDCEIVSQSQEVDDHSHVHFSVNTSYKVKCEKDEGTSCYCSASHTDNYCSTDELDPTQMHCFPSHALQPSDSGADLTYQDCHSDYTTHDKIEKMDQDFTEINENYLSEDTWEKFWALNGERIIWASWIEKYSDYINPAYLGDNNDECRIPTQHSTEPICNKDSKLKNEDESVRERKFSYDSKVNPYKKKQKGLNTEESKNDKIIINVADKDDLWVPVNRRRSCSEHERIVSPRTLGGTDSMTNVTKLTLSSYNVTSSHVTSVSTPTDDYSVSSRSSDDQYNDQTRIINIEYNDQTPSVEMDSEEHWQFLWKKHFGEQFALHYANYIECHEANNKLLLSNINVESKLEELKVSEIECENSEGNSQELPSVIEVQTQIDQIKLNEKPAKPKKKGKKSNNRIISSVGMLLQNLLKEQKEKEVEQPVDQPVDQPIAQPVDQPVEGEDGQTFKAEVVTLEVVDSNMGINNVQQSSNSTVCNNYDDDEDDEPPEEKPISLKRSHEMDEEEIASEKIKSTFQIMGFSFDSTQLPKGQTVYRKRFTRLRPPRNRKLGVSKKTYFDDEGNACIDESQESQDDGAMLTDDDENAPQTLSDSEKNNLENSKNTTNEEKEANESTNIIDESLEHDANSDEHVSDPLDSKNEENADEVTENTSQIKRRRRQKRYSKVEENYDTSDMPPELLDDPKMYKYWKKRHSLFHRFDEGIKLDRESWFSVTPENVARHIATKYVYDVVIDAFCGAGGNTIQFAQTSKKVIAIDIDPVKIELAQHNAAVYGVADKIQFIVGDFFELAPMLTADMVFLSPPWGGPKYSEHSEYDIETMLEPKPASELMRVAREINSNVSLYLPRNTRTDQVLSLAKEASSSVEIEQSYLDRRFVAITAYFY, encoded by the exons aTGATGTCCGAGTATTACGACCATTACCATCGATGGGAGCCTTTGGCCGAATTTCATTTCTATATCGACGAAAACGAAGatctttatgataataattatttctattGCTTATGCAGTCGAGCTTTTATAAG AGATGCGATGAAGACTTATTATGCAGAAAGGGAGTGTGGCAGTGAGAGTGATTGTGAAATTGTGTCACAATCACAAGAAGTTGACGACCACTCTCATGTCCACTTCTCTGTTAATACTTCTTATAAAGTTAAGTGTGAG AAAGATGAAGGCACCAGCTGTTATTGCAGTGCATCTCATACAGACAACTACTGTTCAACCGATGAACTTGATCCCACTCAAATGCACTGTTTTCCCTCCCACGCTCTACAACCAAGCGACAGTGGAGCCGACTTAACATATCAAGATTGTCATTCCGACTACACCACACATGACAAAATAGAGAAAATGGATCAAGATTTTACTGAAATCAATGAGAATTACTTATCTGAGGACACATGGGAAAAGTTTTGGGCTTTGAATGGCGAAAGGATAATCTGGGCTTCATGGATAGAGAAATATAGTGATTATATCAATCCAGCGTATCTAGGagataataatgatgaatgtAGGATTCCTACTCAACACTCCACAGAACCTATTTGTAATAAAGATTCTAAACTAAAAAATGAAGATGAAAGTGTAAGAGAAAGGAAATTCTCTTATGACTCAAAAGTAAATCcatataaaaagaaacaaaaaggACTTAATACAGAAGAAagtaaaaatgataaaataataattaatgtagcCGATAAAGATGATCTTTGGGTTCCAGTAAATAGAAGGAGATCCTGTTCTGAACACGAAAGGATCGTAAGTCCTAGAACGCTCGGCGGGACAGATTCAATGACTAATGTGACTAAGCTAACTTTATCAAGTTATAATGTCACGTCAAGTCATGTGACTTCAGTATCAACTCCTACCGATGATTATAGTGTATCATCAAGATCTTCTGATGATCAGTACAATGATCAGACTCGTATTATTAACATTGAATACAATGATCAAACACCATCAGTAGAAATGGATAGTGAAGAACACTGGCAATTTCTATGGAAGAAACACTTTGGAGAACAATTTGCTTTGCACTACGCAAATTACATTGAATGTCATGAAGCTAACAACAAATTATTGCTATCGAACATAAATGTCGAAAGTAAATTAGAAGAATTAAAAGTTTCGGAAATCGAATGTGAGAATAGCGAAGGCAATTCCCAAGAATTACCATCAGTAATTGAAGTTCAGACACAAATtgatcaaattaaattaaatgagaaaccAGCTAAGCCTAAAAAGAAGGGTAAGAAATCGAATAATCGTATTATAAGTTCAGTGGGAATGCTGCTACAGAATTTGCTTAAAGAGCAAAAGGAAAAAGAAGTTGAGCAACCAGTTGACCAGCCTGTTGATCAACCAATTGCCCAGCCAGTTGATCAACCAGTAGAAGGGGAAGATGGACAAACTTTTAAAGCAGAAGTGGTTACATTAGAAGTTGTTGATAGTAATATGGGGATCAATAATGTGCAGCAAAGTAGTAATAGTACAGTTTGTAacaattatgatgatgatgaagatgatgaaccACCAGAAGAAAAGCCAATTTCACTGAAAAGGAG CCATGAAATGGATGAAGAAGAAATAGCATCAGAAAAGATAAAATCAACATTCCAAATAATGGGCTTTTCCTTCGACTCTACACAACTGCCCAAAGGTCAAACCGTATATAGAAAACGTTTCACGAGACTGCGTCCGCCGAGGAATCGAAAACTTGGAGTGTCAAAGAAAACTTATTTCGATGATGAAGGAAATGCATGCATAGATGAG AGTCAAGAATCTCAAGATGATGGAGCGATGttgactgatgatgatgaaaacgcTCCACAAACACTATCTGATTCAgagaaaaataatttagaaaatagtaaaaatacaaCAAATGAAGAAAAAGAGGCCAATGAATCAACAAATATAATAGATGAAAGTTTGGAACATGATGCAAATTCTGATGAGCACGTCAGCGATCCTTTAGACagtaaaaatgaagaaaatgcAGATGAAGTAACCGAAAATACAA GTCAAATAAAAAGAAGACGCAGACAGAAAAGGTATTCCAAAGTAGAAGAGAACTACGATACCTCTGACATGCCACCTGAACTCTTAGATGATCCCAAAATGTATAAATATTGGAAAAAGAGACATTCCCTGTTCCACAG ATTCGACGAAGGAATAAAACTAGACCGGGAGAGTTGGTTCAGCGTGACGCCAGAGAACGTGGCGCGGCACATCGCCACCAAATACGTATACGACGTAGTTATAGATGCGTTCTGCGGCGCCGGCGGCAACACCATACAGTTCGCACAGACTTCGAAGAAAG TGATAGCCATAGACATAGACCCCGTTAAGATCGAGCTGGCGCAACACAACGCTGCAGTGTATGGTGTAGCGGATAAGATACAGTTCATAGTGGGAGACTTCTTCGAGTTAGCGCCTATGTTGACTGCTGATATGGTGTTCTTGAGCCCACCATGGGGAGGACCCAAGTATTCAGAG CACTCTGAATATGACATAGAAACAATGTTAGAACCAAAACCAGCGTCTGAGCTTATGAGGGTAGCTCGAGAAATCAACTCCAACGTCAGCCTGTATTTACCACGAAACACAAGAACGGATCAG GTACTATCGTTAGCGAAAGAGGCAAGTAGTTCTGTGGAAATCGAGCAGAGCTATCTGGACAGAAGATTTGTAGCCATTACAGCATATTTTTACTGA